In Tessaracoccus flavus, the following are encoded in one genomic region:
- a CDS encoding alpha-L-arabinofuranosidase C-terminal domain-containing protein yields MVRDTPAQYQLTENPGSLTVHTLGGDTWQTVNDYENIFMVDVPAGDFTAYTRLNATITANHHAAGIIAWQDHDNYVRTGQTYVDFAAGGPRVIESAVETNASYASTTVSRPDSTGEWLRLQRAGNTVTASYWDGTQWVTASTMDVTFPTTQVGLYAFAAGAAPSHEVTFDYFALESSTPEEIVPTGTFTLVGDETVLHKAGTALTMEAQTGETIALEAVALTGSHPQDRPIQLFDRISERPVVITDGRLTLGAEDATPATLHLVDAGGGKVLIRTSEATPRYATIGAQGELTLGAEADAARLQISPMTFSDHTLDIDAGDPGMEMSDTLYGIFYEDINFGADGGIYAELIRNRSFEFNNVDNANYNGKTAWQDLGSGTSTVKTGTTGWLHKLNRYWLEIDAAAAGAGVRNTSWNNGIALESGESYDFSVWVRTAVAQDLRVALTDPAGTTTYASAPIAVTGDDAWHQYEVALTSNATTDAARLALTTGKAGVVNVDMVSLFPQDTWVGPVNGPSVLRKDLAELVEDLDPQFLRFPGGCVTNVGTFRTYEESGFVDRQRTYQWKETIGAVEERPTNKNFWGYNQTYGLGYLEYFLWAEDLGAEPLPVVSVGANGCGSTIPEMRDPELIDRWVQDTLDLIEFANGDETTEWGAVRAELGHPEPFELKWIGLGNEENTTTFEANFPKFRDAIAAEYPEIQIISNSGPAASGARFDTLWDFNRAQDVDMVDEHYYMDPQWFLENTQRYDSYDRSGPSVFLGEYASRGNTFFNGLAEAAYMTHLERNSDIVKLASYAPMFANESAVQWSPDMMWFDNDESWGSVNYYVQKLFMNNVGTHVVPSTLTNPPSAQGNVDGGIFLSTWNTAATYDNVTVTSNTDGSVLFEDSFEDDSQWQAERGTWAVTDGAYSQTSTSTTDARAIITDAYGKDWSNYTLELDAVKDSGAEGFLIGFAAGGPNDYYWWNIGGWNNSRSVLQRASGGGASEVLAAPDMAVTTGQTYQVKVEVQGRTIKLYLDDELQMTYTQPTAEPLYQVVTRDADTGDLIVKVVNPYGNVARTEINLSDVDPVTQVAITEMSGPRDAMNTKANPEGTVPVEKSGAEVLASLQGQAGSERSFGYDFPAHSITFIRISTGEEVTPTPTPTPTPTPTPTPTPTPTPTPTPTPTPTVPPLPSLQIPYEKPGYHVVNGREWMTSCEPYSQTIRCRTSIWATVVVQENGKYLRKTGWHFNNLTYLPMMTRYQWRANPLAIEGEWTSNGRAWRTECDTPQTGQNGCRSFIRTNVVSATANGDGTWSYSSSLEWVFNNIVRFRK; encoded by the coding sequence GTGGTCCGCGACACCCCCGCCCAGTACCAGCTGACCGAGAACCCGGGATCGCTCACCGTCCACACGCTGGGCGGAGACACCTGGCAGACGGTCAACGACTACGAGAACATCTTCATGGTCGACGTGCCTGCCGGTGACTTCACCGCCTACACCCGGCTGAACGCCACGATCACCGCCAACCACCACGCCGCGGGCATCATCGCCTGGCAGGACCACGACAACTACGTGCGCACCGGCCAGACCTACGTCGACTTCGCAGCGGGTGGACCGCGGGTCATCGAGAGCGCCGTGGAGACGAACGCCTCGTACGCGTCCACCACCGTCTCCCGGCCCGACTCCACCGGCGAGTGGCTGCGGCTGCAGCGCGCCGGAAACACCGTGACTGCCAGCTACTGGGACGGCACCCAATGGGTGACTGCGTCCACGATGGACGTCACCTTCCCGACGACGCAGGTGGGGCTCTACGCCTTCGCGGCCGGGGCGGCACCTTCCCACGAGGTGACGTTCGACTACTTCGCGCTCGAGAGCTCCACGCCCGAGGAGATCGTGCCCACGGGCACGTTCACCCTGGTCGGGGACGAGACGGTGCTCCACAAGGCGGGTACCGCGTTGACCATGGAGGCACAGACGGGCGAGACCATCGCGCTGGAGGCCGTGGCACTCACGGGCTCGCATCCGCAGGACCGGCCGATCCAGCTCTTCGACCGCATTTCTGAGCGCCCCGTCGTGATCACCGACGGCCGCCTGACACTCGGAGCCGAGGACGCCACCCCGGCGACCCTCCATCTGGTGGACGCTGGCGGCGGCAAGGTGCTGATCCGCACGAGCGAGGCGACCCCCCGCTACGCGACCATCGGCGCCCAGGGAGAGCTCACCCTGGGGGCGGAGGCTGACGCCGCCCGCCTCCAGATCTCGCCCATGACCTTCAGCGACCACACGCTCGACATCGACGCCGGAGACCCCGGCATGGAGATGAGCGACACCCTCTACGGCATCTTCTACGAGGACATCAACTTCGGTGCCGACGGCGGCATCTACGCCGAACTCATCCGCAACCGCTCGTTCGAGTTCAACAACGTCGACAACGCCAACTACAACGGCAAGACCGCCTGGCAGGACCTCGGCTCCGGAACGTCGACGGTGAAGACCGGGACCACCGGGTGGCTCCACAAGCTCAACCGGTACTGGCTCGAGATCGACGCGGCGGCGGCCGGCGCCGGCGTCCGAAACACCAGCTGGAACAACGGCATCGCGCTGGAATCGGGCGAGAGCTACGACTTCTCGGTCTGGGTCCGCACGGCCGTCGCCCAGGACCTCAGGGTTGCGCTCACCGACCCCGCTGGGACGACGACGTACGCGTCCGCGCCCATCGCGGTCACCGGCGATGACGCGTGGCACCAGTACGAGGTCGCTCTGACCTCCAACGCCACCACCGACGCGGCCAGACTGGCTCTGACGACGGGGAAGGCCGGCGTCGTGAACGTCGACATGGTCTCGCTCTTCCCGCAGGACACCTGGGTCGGCCCAGTCAACGGGCCATCGGTGCTTCGCAAGGACCTCGCCGAGTTGGTCGAGGACCTCGATCCGCAGTTCCTCCGTTTCCCGGGGGGCTGCGTGACGAACGTCGGCACCTTCCGCACCTACGAGGAGTCCGGCTTCGTCGACCGTCAGCGCACCTACCAGTGGAAGGAAACGATCGGCGCCGTCGAGGAGCGTCCCACGAACAAGAACTTCTGGGGTTACAACCAGACCTACGGTCTGGGCTATCTCGAGTACTTCCTGTGGGCCGAGGATCTGGGGGCGGAACCGTTGCCCGTGGTCTCGGTCGGCGCCAACGGGTGTGGCAGCACCATCCCGGAGATGCGTGACCCCGAGCTCATCGACCGGTGGGTCCAGGACACCCTCGACCTCATCGAGTTCGCCAACGGTGACGAGACGACCGAGTGGGGCGCGGTCCGCGCCGAACTCGGCCACCCGGAGCCGTTCGAGCTCAAGTGGATCGGCCTGGGCAACGAGGAGAACACGACGACGTTCGAGGCCAACTTCCCGAAGTTCCGCGACGCGATCGCCGCCGAGTACCCGGAGATCCAGATCATCTCCAACTCCGGCCCTGCGGCGTCCGGCGCGCGGTTCGACACGCTCTGGGACTTCAACCGGGCCCAGGACGTCGACATGGTCGACGAGCACTACTACATGGACCCCCAGTGGTTCCTGGAGAACACTCAGCGCTACGACTCCTACGACCGCAGCGGCCCGTCCGTGTTCCTCGGCGAGTACGCCTCGCGTGGCAACACGTTCTTCAACGGGCTGGCCGAGGCCGCCTACATGACCCATCTCGAGCGCAACTCGGACATTGTGAAGCTGGCCAGCTACGCACCGATGTTCGCCAATGAGTCGGCGGTCCAGTGGTCGCCGGACATGATGTGGTTCGACAACGACGAGTCCTGGGGCTCGGTCAACTACTACGTGCAGAAGCTGTTCATGAACAACGTCGGCACCCACGTGGTGCCGAGCACGTTGACCAACCCGCCGAGTGCCCAGGGCAACGTGGACGGGGGCATCTTCCTCTCCACGTGGAACACGGCCGCCACCTACGACAACGTCACGGTCACCAGCAACACCGACGGCTCTGTGCTGTTCGAGGACTCCTTCGAGGACGACTCCCAGTGGCAGGCCGAGCGTGGCACGTGGGCCGTCACCGACGGCGCGTACAGCCAGACCTCGACGTCGACGACCGACGCGCGTGCGATCATCACCGACGCGTACGGGAAGGACTGGTCGAACTACACGCTCGAACTCGACGCCGTCAAGGACAGCGGGGCTGAGGGATTCCTCATCGGCTTCGCGGCCGGTGGCCCGAACGACTACTACTGGTGGAACATCGGAGGCTGGAACAACTCCCGGTCCGTGCTCCAGCGGGCCAGTGGGGGAGGTGCGTCCGAGGTGCTCGCCGCCCCCGACATGGCCGTGACCACGGGGCAGACCTACCAGGTCAAGGTGGAGGTGCAGGGACGCACCATCAAGCTCTACCTCGACGACGAGCTGCAGATGACCTACACCCAGCCGACCGCCGAGCCGCTGTACCAGGTGGTGACGCGGGACGCCGACACCGGTGATCTGATCGTCAAGGTGGTCAATCCCTACGGCAACGTGGCGCGCACCGAGATCAACCTCTCGGACGTCGACCCGGTGACGCAGGTGGCAATCACTGAGATGTCCGGCCCGCGCGATGCGATGAACACCAAGGCCAACCCTGAAGGGACGGTGCCGGTCGAGAAGTCCGGGGCCGAGGTCCTGGCGTCACTGCAGGGACAGGCGGGATCTGAGCGGAGCTTCGGTTACGACTTCCCCGCTCACTCCATCACGTTCATCCGCATCTCAACGGGTGAGGAGGTCACCCCGACGCCGACCCCCACGCCGACGCCGACACCGACGCCGACCCCCACGCCGACGCCGACCCCGACGCCGACGCCGACCCCGACGCCGACCGTACCGCCGCTGCCGTCGCTGCAGATCCCGTACGAGAAGCCCGGCTACCACGTCGTCAACGGACGCGAGTGGATGACGTCCTGCGAGCCTTACTCACAGACCATCCGGTGCCGTACCTCCATCTGGGCGACCGTGGTAGTCCAGGAGAACGGGAAGTACCTCCGCAAGACGGGCTGGCACTTCAACAACCTGACCTACCTGCCGATGATGACCCGTTACCAGTGGCGGGCCAACCCCCTGGCCATCGAGGGGGAGTGGACCTCCAACGGTCGGGCCTGGCGCACCGAGTGCGACACCCCGCAGACGGGCCAGAACGGCTGTCGGTCGTTCATCCGGACGAACGTGGTGAGCGCCACGGCCAACGGGGACGGCACCTGGTCGTACTCCAGCAGCCTGGAATGGGTGTTCAACAACATCGTCCGGTTCAGGAAGTAA
- a CDS encoding LamG-like jellyroll fold domain-containing protein, which produces MTITRTRRAAAVLLSAALGLAMAVSPGQQATAAPPTDGLALHYPLQTDTGTVVTDASGNDRHGTLVGGGAAEGDAGLRFTGTNYVTMPDDLITGLSAVSVSVEVLVDPTLSANSNYFFYNLGNRIDPGAAQSDQHGYLFASDSANLLKARISDQRWEREQDARRAGSLPRAEWHNVTFTFDGPTIVLYLDGEEVGRRSDATLLPSDIGLDPAGETNYNALARSAYINDVMFKGRLRDFRLYTRALTASEVGEINAFNARDSLDADVAALNLGDTSQIDSDLTLPQKGQFGASISWSSSDPAVVSESGEVTPPAEVPASVSLTATLVGRDGVSATKAFAVTVLPQLSAQERAQRALADIVVHNADDARGNLTLPTIAGAEDTPISWSSSAPAVVSDTGEVTRGADDASVVLTATATVNGATATKEFVISVPAAAAPLDYEGYLFTYFVGEGTANGEQIYFGLSEGNDPLHYMDLADNQPVLTSTLGEEGLRDPFIIRSPEGDKFYQIATDLRIYDGRGWDAAQRSGSKSIMVWESTDLVNWTDQRLVQVSPDTAGNTWAPEAFYDESIGAYVVFWASKLYAEDDPDHTGNTYNRMMYATTRDFHTFTPAQVWIDPGYSVIDSTVIKEGDTYYRFTKDERGRNAENPCGKYIVGESSTELRSTDWTFIDECIGQGQINAGEGPTIFKDNEADKWYMFIDEFGGRGYVPFETTNLDGDRTEWTIPDSYDMPSRPRHGTVLPITQEEWSRVLEHHQPDAAVVEIEPFAQTVQVGQAPILPGVVSVQYADGSSGMAAVTWDPVPAASYAAAGSFTVEGRVPIAPGLRATAAITVQTGPVKAESLTVDPASVIVKPGNTRTVSVSILPATTADTTVTWTSADPRIARVAADGTITALTVGTTTVTASVAGADGPVSADVTVVVATDITDGLVLRYEFEGDDESVIDDVSGHDNDGAVTAGAPRVPGVNGEALSLSGTTRNYVTLPAGLLGSDALTVTTYLNWAGGSTDPWTFTLGSGQLRHLFHAASHWSGGSAAGVTLNEWRAEERATASADLSSNQWHHVAVSLGGGQLSYYVDGALVGSVATETTPADIDDPTDLISGYIGRSMYAADPYFTGLVDDFRVYDRALSAPEVATLVEQEQEIYIGGTVTATITQATESDPATLTLSGQADGTTVEYRLPGGEWETYSGPVELAEGSYLVQWRATGSNGVVSEVWEEMVSVDASPTPTPTPTPSPTPTPEPPLHVDVYSTPGFHNVNGRMWYTECEPYSQTTRCRTEIWSTTVHRVDGRFVQVTGWHFNNLTYLPRMTREQWSANPLGVPGEWTSQGRSWRTECDTPATGQNGCRSYIWTSYVGSTLASDGRWVHSVKEGWVFNNIVRFRATG; this is translated from the coding sequence ATGACCATCACGAGAACGCGCAGGGCGGCCGCCGTGCTGCTGTCGGCGGCGTTAGGGCTGGCCATGGCCGTGTCGCCCGGCCAGCAGGCCACGGCCGCACCGCCGACCGACGGCCTGGCGCTGCACTACCCGCTCCAAACGGACACCGGCACCGTCGTCACCGACGCATCCGGAAACGACCGCCACGGCACGCTCGTCGGCGGAGGCGCGGCTGAAGGCGACGCTGGGCTGCGGTTCACCGGCACCAACTACGTCACGATGCCCGACGACCTCATCACGGGGCTCTCCGCGGTTTCGGTGTCGGTGGAGGTGCTCGTGGACCCCACGCTCAGCGCCAACTCCAACTACTTCTTCTACAACCTCGGCAACCGGATCGACCCCGGAGCGGCGCAGAGCGATCAGCACGGCTACCTGTTCGCATCCGACTCGGCCAACCTCCTGAAGGCCCGCATCTCCGACCAGCGCTGGGAACGGGAGCAGGACGCACGGCGGGCCGGGTCTCTGCCCCGCGCCGAGTGGCACAACGTGACGTTCACATTCGACGGCCCCACGATCGTGCTGTACCTCGACGGGGAGGAGGTGGGCCGGAGGTCCGACGCCACGCTCCTGCCCAGCGACATCGGCCTCGATCCGGCGGGCGAGACGAACTACAACGCCCTGGCCCGCTCGGCCTACATCAACGACGTGATGTTCAAGGGGCGGCTGCGCGACTTCCGCCTCTACACGCGGGCACTGACCGCGTCCGAGGTCGGGGAGATCAACGCGTTCAACGCGCGGGATTCGCTCGACGCCGACGTCGCCGCCCTGAACCTGGGCGACACCTCACAGATCGATTCTGATCTCACCCTCCCGCAGAAGGGGCAATTCGGTGCCTCCATCAGCTGGTCGTCGTCCGACCCTGCTGTGGTCTCCGAAAGCGGCGAGGTCACACCCCCGGCGGAAGTGCCTGCCAGCGTTTCCCTGACCGCCACCCTCGTCGGACGAGACGGAGTGTCAGCCACGAAGGCGTTCGCAGTGACGGTCCTGCCGCAACTCTCGGCGCAGGAGAGGGCCCAACGCGCGCTGGCCGACATCGTCGTCCACAACGCCGATGATGCCCGCGGTAACCTGACGCTCCCCACGATCGCGGGGGCCGAAGACACGCCCATCAGCTGGTCCAGCTCCGCGCCCGCCGTCGTCAGCGACACCGGCGAGGTCACCCGAGGCGCCGACGACGCGTCGGTCGTCCTGACCGCCACGGCGACCGTCAACGGAGCCACTGCCACCAAGGAGTTCGTGATCTCCGTGCCCGCTGCTGCGGCACCGCTGGACTACGAGGGGTACCTTTTCACCTACTTCGTGGGGGAGGGCACTGCCAACGGAGAGCAGATCTACTTCGGTCTGTCCGAGGGCAACGATCCGCTCCACTACATGGACCTGGCCGACAACCAGCCGGTTCTCACATCCACCCTGGGTGAAGAGGGCCTGCGCGACCCCTTCATCATCCGCAGCCCCGAGGGCGACAAGTTTTACCAGATCGCCACGGACCTGAGGATCTACGACGGGCGAGGCTGGGACGCCGCCCAGCGCAGCGGCTCCAAGTCGATCATGGTGTGGGAGTCGACAGACCTCGTGAACTGGACCGATCAGCGCCTCGTGCAGGTGTCCCCGGACACCGCCGGCAACACCTGGGCGCCGGAGGCCTTCTACGACGAGTCCATCGGCGCGTACGTCGTCTTCTGGGCGTCGAAGCTCTACGCCGAGGACGACCCGGACCACACCGGCAACACCTACAACCGCATGATGTACGCCACCACGCGCGACTTCCACACGTTCACCCCCGCCCAGGTGTGGATAGATCCCGGCTACTCCGTCATCGATTCCACCGTCATCAAGGAGGGTGACACCTACTACCGCTTCACCAAGGACGAGCGCGGCAGGAACGCCGAGAATCCGTGCGGCAAGTACATCGTCGGAGAGTCGAGCACCGAGCTCCGCTCCACCGACTGGACCTTCATCGACGAATGCATCGGCCAGGGGCAGATCAACGCCGGTGAAGGGCCCACGATCTTCAAGGACAACGAGGCCGACAAGTGGTACATGTTCATCGACGAGTTCGGCGGACGCGGCTACGTGCCCTTCGAGACCACGAACCTCGACGGTGACCGCACCGAATGGACCATCCCGGACAGCTACGACATGCCGTCTCGGCCACGCCACGGCACGGTGCTGCCCATCACCCAGGAGGAGTGGAGCAGGGTGCTGGAGCACCACCAGCCCGACGCCGCCGTCGTGGAAATCGAGCCTTTCGCCCAGACGGTGCAGGTCGGGCAGGCTCCGATCCTTCCCGGCGTCGTGTCCGTCCAGTACGCCGACGGCTCCAGCGGGATGGCCGCGGTGACGTGGGATCCCGTCCCCGCCGCCAGCTACGCCGCAGCGGGCTCGTTCACCGTCGAAGGTCGCGTGCCCATCGCGCCCGGGCTGCGGGCGACGGCCGCCATCACCGTGCAGACGGGACCGGTCAAGGCCGAGTCGCTCACCGTCGATCCGGCCAGCGTCATCGTCAAGCCCGGCAACACCCGGACGGTGTCCGTCTCCATCCTGCCCGCCACCACGGCGGACACCACGGTGACCTGGACCTCGGCCGACCCCAGGATCGCCCGGGTGGCGGCCGACGGCACCATCACGGCACTGACTGTCGGCACCACCACGGTGACGGCGAGCGTTGCAGGCGCTGACGGTCCGGTGTCGGCCGACGTCACGGTCGTCGTCGCCACCGACATCACCGATGGGCTCGTGCTGCGCTACGAGTTCGAGGGTGACGACGAATCGGTCATCGACGACGTCTCGGGCCACGACAACGACGGCGCCGTCACCGCCGGTGCACCCCGCGTGCCGGGCGTCAACGGTGAGGCGCTGTCTCTCAGCGGCACGACGAGAAACTACGTCACGCTGCCTGCGGGCCTGCTCGGCTCCGATGCCCTCACCGTGACCACGTACCTCAACTGGGCAGGTGGCAGCACCGATCCGTGGACCTTCACCCTCGGCTCGGGGCAACTCCGCCACCTGTTCCACGCTGCCAGCCACTGGTCAGGCGGATCAGCGGCCGGCGTGACGCTCAACGAGTGGCGCGCCGAGGAGCGGGCGACGGCGTCAGCCGACCTGTCGTCGAATCAATGGCACCACGTCGCGGTCTCGTTGGGCGGCGGACAGCTGTCCTACTACGTCGACGGCGCCCTGGTCGGTTCCGTCGCCACCGAGACCACCCCCGCCGACATCGACGACCCCACCGATCTCATCAGTGGTTACATCGGTCGTTCCATGTACGCCGCCGACCCCTACTTCACGGGGCTCGTCGACGACTTCCGGGTCTATGACCGTGCGCTCAGCGCGCCGGAGGTGGCCACGCTTGTGGAGCAGGAGCAGGAGATCTACATCGGAGGCACGGTGACCGCCACGATCACCCAGGCGACCGAAAGTGACCCGGCAACGCTCACGCTCAGCGGTCAGGCCGACGGGACGACGGTCGAGTACCGGCTCCCGGGAGGCGAATGGGAAACCTACTCGGGTCCCGTCGAGTTGGCGGAGGGCTCCTACCTCGTTCAGTGGCGTGCCACCGGCAGCAACGGAGTCGTCTCCGAGGTGTGGGAAGAGATGGTCTCCGTCGACGCCAGCCCGACCCCGACTCCGACGCCCACACCGTCCCCCACACCCACCCCGGAGCCGCCCCTCCACGTGGACGTCTACTCGACCCCCGGGTTCCACAACGTCAACGGTCGCATGTGGTACACCGAGTGCGAACCGTATTCGCAGACGACTCGCTGCCGGACTGAGATCTGGTCGACGACCGTGCACCGCGTCGACGGGCGCTTCGTCCAAGTCACCGGATGGCACTTCAACAACCTCACCTACCTGCCGCGGATGACCCGCGAACAGTGGTCGGCCAACCCCTTGGGCGTGCCGGGGGAGTGGACCTCGCAGGGACGTTCGTGGAGGACGGAGTGCGACACCCCGGCCACCGGTCAGAACGGGTGCCGCTCCTACATCTGGACCAGCTATGTGGGTTCGACGCTTGCCTCCGACGGGCGTTGGGTCCACAGCGTCAAGGAGGGCTGGGTGTTCAACAACATCGTCCGCTTCCGCGCCACCGGATAG